The Populus trichocarpa isolate Nisqually-1 chromosome 2, P.trichocarpa_v4.1, whole genome shotgun sequence genome has a window encoding:
- the LOC18096192 gene encoding putative wall-associated receptor kinase-like 16 isoform X2 — MRIRGMALQFTITGVLLLAAVTAATELPIAKPGCQDRCGNVSIPYPFGTGEDCYYDSKFLITCNHSFNPPQAFIGKSDLNFTEITLDGKLRLTQYIAKDCYNRAGAPTESNTPWINLPPQGPYVFSDTDNMFVAIGCDTYAELQGFREDKNDTYVVGCISKCSNEKYVPNTCSGIGCCQTSIAKGIKYFEVSLSSYTNHTGIWEFNPCSFAFIIEEKQFSFFPSNLSDLKEVSEVPIIVDWSIGHNNCETLEKNKMSNACQGQSKCHDPENGSGYICKCLDGFQGNPYLPNGCRNINECSDPKVARNCSHNCIDTEGNYTCSCPKGYHGDGRIDGERCIRNRSSVIQVAVGIAVGLTSLLMGITWLYWGYNKWKLMKLKEKFFRQNGGLMLEQQLSRREGPVTETAKIFSAAELEKATDKYHESRILGRGGFGTVYKGTLTDGRTVAIKKSKTIDHSQIEQFINEVVVLYQINHRNVVKLLGCCLETEVPLLVYEYVANGTLYDHIHDKSKVSAFTWEIRLKIASETAGVLSYLHSAASVPIIHRDVKSTNILLDNSYTAKVSDFGTSRLIPLDQVELSTMVQGTLGYLDPEYLHTSQLTDKSDVYSFGVVLVELLTGMKAISFHKPEGERNLSSYFLCALKEDRLVHILQDCMVNQDNIRQLKGVANIAKKCLRVKGEERPYMKNVAMELEGLRTSAKHPWTNDKSDVEETEYLLGESVETVRSEEMAGTSAGYHSLYLMQSQGDGR, encoded by the exons ATGAGAATTCGAGGAATGGCCTTACAGTTCACAATAACAGGAGTGCTGTTGTTAGCAGCAGTTACAGCAGCAACAGAGCTTCCTATAGCGAAGCCTGGATGCCAAGATAGATGTGGGAATGTTAGTATCCCATATCCATTTGGCACGGGAGAAGATTGCTACTACGACTCTAAGTTCCTCATAACTTGCAACCATTCTTTCAACCCTCCACAAGCGTTTATAGGAAAAAGTGACTTAAATTTCACAGAAATAACCCTTGATGGGAAGCTTCGCCTCACGCAATATATAGCTAAGGATTGCTATAATCGGGCAGGTGCACCAACAGAGAGCAACACACCCTGGATAAACCTACCCCCCCAAGGTCCGTACGTTTTTTCTGACACTGACAATATGTTCGTCGCTATCGGCTGTGATACTTACGCTGAACTGCAAGGTTTCCGAGAAGACAAGAATGATACATACGTGGTAGGATGCATTTCCAAATGTAGCAACGAAAAATATGTACCAAACACATGCTCCGGAATCGGTTGCTGCCAAACCTCCATTGCCAAAGGAATTAAGTACTTCGAAGTGAGCTTGTCTAGTTACACTAATCATACGGGAATCTGGGAATTCAATCCTTGCAGCTTTGCCTTCATTATTGAAGAAAAGCAGTTCAGCTTTTTTCCAAGTAACCTGTCGGATTTGAAGGAAGTAAGCGAGGTTCCTATTATAGTGGATTGGAGTATTGGGCACAATAACTGCGAAACCTTggaaaagaacaagatgtctaATGCATGTCAAGGACAGAGCAAATGTCATGACCCTGAAAATGGGTCTGGGTACATTTGCAAATGCTTAGATGGCTTTCAAGGAAATCCATACCTCCCAAATGGTTGCCGAA ACATTAATGAATGCTCAGATCCAAAAGTAGCCCGCAATTGCAGCCACAATTGCATCGACACCGAAGGGAATTATACATGTTCTTGCCCCAAGGGGTACCATGGAGATGGGAGAATAGATGGAGAACGCTGCATCCGCAATCGATCATCAGTGATTCAGGTCGCTGTCG GAATTGCAGTGGGACTGACATCTTTGTTGATGGGAATTACTTGGCTGTACTGGGGATACAATAAATGGAAGCTAATGAAGCTCAAAGAGAAGTTCTTTAGGCAAAATGGTGGTCTAATGCTGGAGCAGCAGCTATCAAGAAGGGAAGGACCCGTTACAGAAACGGCAAAAATCTTTTCAGCTGCAGAACTCGAGAAAGCCACAGACAAGTACCATGAAAGTAGAATTCTTGGCCGTGGAGGTTTTGGTACAGTTTACAAGGGAACTTTAACAGATGGAAGAACTGTTGCAATCAAGAAGTCCAAAACAATCGATCATAGCCAAATCGAGCAGTTTATCAATGAGGTGGTTGTGCTTTACCAAATCAATCACAGGAATGTGGTGAAGCTTCTAGGATGTTGCTTGGAGACAGAAGTCCCATTACTAGTTTATGAATATGTTGCAAATGGCACCCTTTATGACCACATTCACGACAAGAGTAAGGTGTCGGCCTTCACCTGGGAAATCCGTTTAAAGATAGCTTCTGAAACTGCAGGTGTTCTATCATATTTGCATTCCGCAGCTTCTGTGCCAATCATTCATAGGGATGTCAAGTCTACAAACATACTCCTGGACAACAGTTACACGGCAAAAGTGTCAGATTTTGGCACTTCTAG GTTAATTCCGTTGGATCAAGTTGAATTGTCAACGATGGTGCAAGGTACTCTAGGATACTTAGACCCTGAGTACTTGCACACAAGCCAACTGACGGACAAGAGTGATGTTTACAGTTTTGGAGTGGTTCTTGTGGAACTACTAACTGGGATGAAGGCAATTTCCTTCCATAAGCCTGAGGGGGAGAGGAATTTATCATCGTATTTTCTTTGTGCACTGAAAGAAGATCGCCTGGTCCATATTCTTCAGGATTGCATGGTGAACCAGGATAATATTAGGCAGCTTAAGGGAGTTGCCAACATTGCAAAGAAGTGCTTAAGAGTAAAAGGAGAGGAAAGACCCTACATGAAGAATGTAGCAATGGAATTAGAGGGGCTAAGGACATCTGCAAAACATCCTTGGACTAATGACAAATCAGATGTAGAAGAGACAGAGTACTTGCTTGGTGAATCAGTGGAAACTGTTCGTTCTGAGGAAATGGCTGGTACAAGTGCTGGATATCACAGTTTATATTTAATGCAATCACAAGGAGATGGCAGATGA
- the LOC18096192 gene encoding putative wall-associated receptor kinase-like 16 isoform X3 produces the protein MRIRGMALQFTITGVLLAAVTAATELPIAKPGCQEDRCGNVSIPYPFGTGEDCYYDPQFLITCNHTFNPPKAFLGNGNLSVTEITLDGKLRLMQYIAKDCYNRAGARTTRNIPWINLPVQGPYVFSDTDNMFVAIGCDTYAGLLGIREDTNDTYLVGCISECSNKTVVPNTCSGVGCCQTSIAKGMKYFEVRLSSETNHTGIWEFNPCSFAFMIEKKQFSFFPSNLSDLEQVRKVPIIVDWSIGRNKCETLEKNKMSNACQGQSKCHDPENGSGYICKCLDGYQGNPYLPNGCQNINECSDPKVARNCSHNCIDTEGNYTCSCPKGYHGDGRIDGERCIRNRSSVIQVAVGIGAGLTSLLMGITWLYWGYSKWKLMKLKEKFFRQNGGLMLEQQLSRREGPVTETAKIFSAAELEKATDKYHESRILGRGGFGTVYKGTLTDGRTVAIKKSKTIDHSQIEQFINEVVVLYQINHRNVVKLLGCCLETEVPLLVYEYVANGTLYDHIHDKSKVSALTWEIRLKIASETAGVLSYLHSAASVPIIHRDVKSTNILLDNSYTAKVSDFGTSRLIPLDQVELSTMVQGTLGYLDPEYLHTSQLTDKSDVYSFGVVLVELLTGMKAISFHKPEGERNLSSYFLCALKEDRLVHILQDCMVNQDNIRQLKGVANIAKKCLRVKGEERPYMKNVAMELEGLRTSAKHPWTNDKSDVEETEYLLGESVETVRSEEMAGTSAGYHSLYLMQSQGDGR, from the exons ATGAGAATTCGAGGAATGGCCTTACAGTTCACAATAACAGGAGTGTTGTTAGCAGCAGTCACAGCAGCAACAGAGCTTCCTATAGCGAAGCCTGGATGCCAAGAAGATAGATGTGGGAATGTTAGTATCCCATATCCATTCGGCACGGGAGAAGATTGCTACTACGACCCTCAGTTCCTCATAACTTGCAACCATACTTTCAATCCTCCAAAAGCGTTTTTAGGAAATGGTAACTTGAGTGTCACAGAAATAACCCTTGATGGGAAGCTACGTCTCATGCAATATATAGCTAAGGATTGCTATAATCGGGCAGGTGCACGAACAACGAGAAACATACCCTGGATAAACCTACCCGTCCAAGGTCCGTACGTTTTTTCTGACACTGACAATATGTTCGTCGCTATCGGCTGTGATACTTACGCTGGACTGCTAGGTATCCGAGAAGACACGAATGATACATACCTGGTAGGATGCATTTCCGAATGTAGCAACAAAACAGTTGTACCAAACACATGCTCCGGAGTTGGTTGCTGCCAAACCTCCATTGCCAAAGGAATGAAGTACTTCGAAGTGCGCTTGTCTAGTGAGACTAATCATACGGGAATCTGGGAATTCAATCCTTGCAGCTTTGCCTTCATGATTGAAAAAAAGCAGTTCAGCTTTTTCCCAAGTAACCTGTCGGATTTGGAGCAAGTACGTAAGGTTCCTATTATAGTGGATTGGAGTATTGGGCGCAATAAATGCGAAACCTTggaaaagaacaagatgtctaATGCATGTCAAGGACAGAGCAAATGTCATGACCCTGAAAATGGGTCTGGGTACATTTGCAAATGCTTAGATGGCTATCAAGGAAATCCATACCTCCCAAATGGTTGCCAAA ACATTAATGAATGCTCAGATCCAAAAGTAGCCCGCAATTGCAGCCACAATTGCATCGACACCGAAGGGAATTATACATGTTCTTGCCCCAAGGGGTACCATGGAGATGGGAGAATAGATGGAGAACGCTGCATCCGCAATCGATCATCAGTGATTCAGGTCGCTGTCG GAATTGGAGCGGGACTGACATCTTTGTTGATGGGAATTACTTGGCTGTACTGGGGATACAGTAAATGGAAGCTAATGAAGCTCAAAGAGAAGTTCTTTAGGCAAAATGGTGGTCTAATGCTGGAGCAGCAGCTATCAAGAAGGGAAGGACCCGTTACAGAAACGGCAAAAATCTTTTCAGCTGCAGAACTCGAGAAAGCCACTGACAAGTACCATGAAAGTAGAATTCTTGGCCGAGGAGGTTTTGGTACAGTTTACAAGGGAACTTTAACTGATGGAAGAACTGTTGCAATCAAGAAGTCCAAAACAATCGATCATAGCCAAATCGAGCAGTTTATCAATGAGGTGGTTGTTCTTTACCAAATCAATCACAGGAATGTGGTGAAGCTTCTAGGATGTTGCTTGGAGACAGAAGTCCCATTACTAGTTTATGAATATGTTGCAAATGGCACCCTCTATGACCACATTCACGACAAGAGTAAGGTGTCGGCCCTCACCTGGGAAATCCGTTTAAAGATAGCTTCTGAAACTGCAGGTGTTCTATCATATTTGCATTCCGCAGCTTCTGTGCCAATCATTCATAGGGATGTCAAGTCTACAAACATACTCCTGGACAACAGTTACACGGCGAAAGTGTCAGATTTTGGCACTTCTAGGTTAATTCCGTTGGATCAAGTTGAATTGTCAACGATGGTGCAAGGTACTCTAGGATACTTAGACCCTGAGTACTTGCACACAAGCCAACTGACGGACAAGAGTGATGTTTACAGTTTTGGAGTGGTTCTTGTGGAACTACTAACTGGGATGAAGGCAATTTCCTTCCATAAGCCTGAGGGGGAGAGGAATTTATCATCGTATTTTCTTTGTGCACTGAAAGAAGATCGCCTGGTCCATATTCTTCAGGATTGCATGGTGAACCAGGATAATATTAGGCAGCTTAAGGGAGTTGCCAACATTGCAAAGAAGTGCTTAAGAGTAAAAGGAGAGGAAAGACCCTACATGAAGAATGTAGCAATGGAATTAGAGGGGCTAAGGACATCTGCAAAACATCCTTGGACTAATGACAAATCAGATGTAGAAGAGACAGAGTACTTGCTTGGTGAATCAGTGGAAACTGTTCGTTCTGAGGAAATGGCTGGTACAAGTGCTGGATATCACAGTTTATATTTAATGCAATCACAAGGAGATGGCAGATGA
- the LOC18096192 gene encoding putative wall-associated receptor kinase-like 16 isoform X4 has translation MRIRGMALQFTITGVLLLAAVTAATELPIAKPGCQDRCGNVSIPYPFGTGEDCYYDSKFLITCNHSFNPPQAFIGKSDLNFTEITLDGKLRLTQYIAKDCYNRAGAPTESNTPWINLPPQGPYVFSDTDNMFVAIGCDTYAELQGFREDKNDTYVVGCISKCSNEKYVPNTCSGIGCCQTSIAKGIKYFEVSLSSYTNHTGIWEFNPCSFAFIIEEKQFSFFPSNLSDLKEVSEVPIIVDWSIGHNNCETLEKNKMSNACQGQSKCHDPENGSGYICKCLDGFQGNPYLPNGCRNINECSDPKVARNCSHNCIDTEGNYTCSCPKGYHGDGRIDGERCIRNRSSVIQVAVGIGAGLTSLLMGITWLYWGYSKWKLMKLKEKFFRQNGGLMLEQQLSRREGPVTETAKIFSAAELEKATDKYHESRILGRGGFGTVYKGTLTDGRTVAIKKSKTIDHSQIEQFINEVVVLYQINHRNVVKLLGCCLETEVPLLVYEYVANGTLYDHIHDKSKVSALTWEIRLKIASETAGVLSYLHSAASVPIIHRDVKSTNILLDNSYTAKVSDFGTSRLIPLDQVELSTMVQGTLGYLDPEYLHTSQLTDKSDVYSFGVVLVELLTGMKAISFHKPEGERNLSSYFLCALKEDRLVHILQDCMVNQDNIRQLKGVANIAKKCLRVKGEERPYMKNVAMELEGLRTSAKHPWTNDKSDVEETEYLLGESVETVRSEEMAGTSAGYHSLYLMQSQGDGR, from the exons ATGAGAATTCGAGGAATGGCCTTACAGTTCACAATAACAGGAGTGCTGTTGTTAGCAGCAGTTACAGCAGCAACAGAGCTTCCTATAGCGAAGCCTGGATGCCAAGATAGATGTGGGAATGTTAGTATCCCATATCCATTTGGCACGGGAGAAGATTGCTACTACGACTCTAAGTTCCTCATAACTTGCAACCATTCTTTCAACCCTCCACAAGCGTTTATAGGAAAAAGTGACTTAAATTTCACAGAAATAACCCTTGATGGGAAGCTTCGCCTCACGCAATATATAGCTAAGGATTGCTATAATCGGGCAGGTGCACCAACAGAGAGCAACACACCCTGGATAAACCTACCCCCCCAAGGTCCGTACGTTTTTTCTGACACTGACAATATGTTCGTCGCTATCGGCTGTGATACTTACGCTGAACTGCAAGGTTTCCGAGAAGACAAGAATGATACATACGTGGTAGGATGCATTTCCAAATGTAGCAACGAAAAATATGTACCAAACACATGCTCCGGAATCGGTTGCTGCCAAACCTCCATTGCCAAAGGAATTAAGTACTTCGAAGTGAGCTTGTCTAGTTACACTAATCATACGGGAATCTGGGAATTCAATCCTTGCAGCTTTGCCTTCATTATTGAAGAAAAGCAGTTCAGCTTTTTTCCAAGTAACCTGTCGGATTTGAAGGAAGTAAGCGAGGTTCCTATTATAGTGGATTGGAGTATTGGGCACAATAACTGCGAAACCTTggaaaagaacaagatgtctaATGCATGTCAAGGACAGAGCAAATGTCATGACCCTGAAAATGGGTCTGGGTACATTTGCAAATGCTTAGATGGCTTTCAAGGAAATCCATACCTCCCAAATGGTTGCCGAA ACATTAATGAATGCTCAGATCCAAAAGTAGCCCGCAATTGCAGCCACAATTGCATCGACACCGAAGGGAATTATACATGTTCTTGCCCCAAGGGGTACCATGGAGATGGGAGAATAGATGGAGAACGCTGCATCCGCAATCGATCATCAGTGATTCAGGTCGCTGTCG GAATTGGAGCGGGACTGACATCTTTGTTGATGGGAATTACTTGGCTGTACTGGGGATACAGTAAATGGAAGCTAATGAAGCTCAAAGAGAAGTTCTTTAGGCAAAATGGTGGTCTAATGCTGGAGCAGCAGCTATCAAGAAGGGAAGGACCCGTTACAGAAACGGCAAAAATCTTTTCAGCTGCAGAACTCGAGAAAGCCACTGACAAGTACCATGAAAGTAGAATTCTTGGCCGAGGAGGTTTTGGTACAGTTTACAAGGGAACTTTAACTGATGGAAGAACTGTTGCAATCAAGAAGTCCAAAACAATCGATCATAGCCAAATCGAGCAGTTTATCAATGAGGTGGTTGTTCTTTACCAAATCAATCACAGGAATGTGGTGAAGCTTCTAGGATGTTGCTTGGAGACAGAAGTCCCATTACTAGTTTATGAATATGTTGCAAATGGCACCCTCTATGACCACATTCACGACAAGAGTAAGGTGTCGGCCCTCACCTGGGAAATCCGTTTAAAGATAGCTTCTGAAACTGCAGGTGTTCTATCATATTTGCATTCCGCAGCTTCTGTGCCAATCATTCATAGGGATGTCAAGTCTACAAACATACTCCTGGACAACAGTTACACGGCGAAAGTGTCAGATTTTGGCACTTCTAGGTTAATTCCGTTGGATCAAGTTGAATTGTCAACGATGGTGCAAGGTACTCTAGGATACTTAGACCCTGAGTACTTGCACACAAGCCAACTGACGGACAAGAGTGATGTTTACAGTTTTGGAGTGGTTCTTGTGGAACTACTAACTGGGATGAAGGCAATTTCCTTCCATAAGCCTGAGGGGGAGAGGAATTTATCATCGTATTTTCTTTGTGCACTGAAAGAAGATCGCCTGGTCCATATTCTTCAGGATTGCATGGTGAACCAGGATAATATTAGGCAGCTTAAGGGAGTTGCCAACATTGCAAAGAAGTGCTTAAGAGTAAAAGGAGAGGAAAGACCCTACATGAAGAATGTAGCAATGGAATTAGAGGGGCTAAGGACATCTGCAAAACATCCTTGGACTAATGACAAATCAGATGTAGAAGAGACAGAGTACTTGCTTGGTGAATCAGTGGAAACTGTTCGTTCTGAGGAAATGGCTGGTACAAGTGCTGGATATCACAGTTTATATTTAATGCAATCACAAGGAGATGGCAGATGA
- the LOC18096192 gene encoding putative wall-associated receptor kinase-like 16 isoform X1 — MRIRGMALQFTITGVLLLAAVTAATELPIAKPGCQDRCGNVSIPYPFGTGEDCYYDSKFLITCNHSFNPPQAFIGKSDLNFTEITLDGKLRLTQYIAKDCYNRAGAPTESNTPWINLPPQGPYVFSDTDNMFVAIGCDTYAELQGFREDKNDTYVVGCISKCSNEKYVPNTCSGIGCCQTSIAKGIKYFEVSLSSYTNHTGIWEFNPCSFAFIIEEKQFSFFPSNLSDLKEVSEVPIIVDWSIGHNNCETLEKNKMSNACQGQSKCHDPENGSGYICKCLDGFQGNPYLPNGCRNINECSDPKVARNCSHNCIDTEGNYTCSCPKGYHGDGRIDGERCIRNRSSVIQVAVGIAVGLTSLLMGITWLYWGYNKWKLMKLKEKFFRQNGGLMLEQQLSRREGPVTETAKIFSAAELEKATDKYHESRILGRGGFGTVYKGTLTDGRTVAIKKSKTIDHSQIEQFINEVVVLYQINHRNVVKLLGCCLETEVPLLVYEYVANGTLYDHIHDKSKVSALTWEIRLKIASETAGVLSYLHSAASVPIIHRDVKSTNILLDNSYTAKVSDFGTSRLIPLDQVELSTMVQGTLGYLDPEYLHTSQLTDKSDVYSFGVVLVELLTGMKAISFHKPEGERNLSSYFLCALKEDRLVHILQDCMVNQDNIRQLKGVANIAKKCLRVKGEERPYMKNVAMELEGLRTSAKHPWTNDKSDVEETEYLLGESVETVRSEEMAGTSAGYHSLYLMQSQGDGR, encoded by the exons ATGAGAATTCGAGGAATGGCCTTACAGTTCACAATAACAGGAGTGCTGTTGTTAGCAGCAGTTACAGCAGCAACAGAGCTTCCTATAGCGAAGCCTGGATGCCAAGATAGATGTGGGAATGTTAGTATCCCATATCCATTTGGCACGGGAGAAGATTGCTACTACGACTCTAAGTTCCTCATAACTTGCAACCATTCTTTCAACCCTCCACAAGCGTTTATAGGAAAAAGTGACTTAAATTTCACAGAAATAACCCTTGATGGGAAGCTTCGCCTCACGCAATATATAGCTAAGGATTGCTATAATCGGGCAGGTGCACCAACAGAGAGCAACACACCCTGGATAAACCTACCCCCCCAAGGTCCGTACGTTTTTTCTGACACTGACAATATGTTCGTCGCTATCGGCTGTGATACTTACGCTGAACTGCAAGGTTTCCGAGAAGACAAGAATGATACATACGTGGTAGGATGCATTTCCAAATGTAGCAACGAAAAATATGTACCAAACACATGCTCCGGAATCGGTTGCTGCCAAACCTCCATTGCCAAAGGAATTAAGTACTTCGAAGTGAGCTTGTCTAGTTACACTAATCATACGGGAATCTGGGAATTCAATCCTTGCAGCTTTGCCTTCATTATTGAAGAAAAGCAGTTCAGCTTTTTTCCAAGTAACCTGTCGGATTTGAAGGAAGTAAGCGAGGTTCCTATTATAGTGGATTGGAGTATTGGGCACAATAACTGCGAAACCTTggaaaagaacaagatgtctaATGCATGTCAAGGACAGAGCAAATGTCATGACCCTGAAAATGGGTCTGGGTACATTTGCAAATGCTTAGATGGCTTTCAAGGAAATCCATACCTCCCAAATGGTTGCCGAA ACATTAATGAATGCTCAGATCCAAAAGTAGCCCGCAATTGCAGCCACAATTGCATCGACACCGAAGGGAATTATACATGTTCTTGCCCCAAGGGGTACCATGGAGATGGGAGAATAGATGGAGAACGCTGCATCCGCAATCGATCATCAGTGATTCAGGTCGCTGTCG GAATTGCAGTGGGACTGACATCTTTGTTGATGGGAATTACTTGGCTGTACTGGGGATACAATAAATGGAAGCTAATGAAGCTCAAAGAGAAGTTCTTTAGGCAAAATGGTGGTCTAATGCTGGAGCAGCAGCTATCAAGAAGGGAAGGACCCGTTACAGAAACGGCAAAAATCTTTTCAGCTGCAGAACTCGAGAAAGCCACAGACAAGTACCATGAAAGTAGAATTCTTGGCCGTGGAGGTTTTGGTACAGTTTACAAGGGAACTTTAACAGATGGAAGAACTGTTGCAATCAAGAAGTCCAAAACAATCGATCATAGCCAAATCGAGCAGTTTATCAATGAG GTGGTTGTTCTTTACCAAATCAATCACAGGAATGTGGTGAAGCTTCTAGGATGTTGCTTGGAGACAGAAGTCCCATTACTAGTTTATGAATATGTTGCAAATGGCACCCTCTATGACCACATTCACGACAAGAGTAAGGTGTCGGCCCTCACCTGGGAAATCCGTTTAAAGATAGCTTCTGAAACTGCAGGTGTTCTATCATATTTGCATTCCGCAGCTTCTGTGCCAATCATTCATAGGGATGTCAAGTCTACAAACATACTCCTGGACAACAGTTACACGGCGAAAGTGTCAGATTTTGGCACTTCTAGGTTAATTCCGTTGGATCAAGTTGAATTGTCAACGATGGTGCAAGGTACTCTAGGATACTTAGACCCTGAGTACTTGCACACAAGCCAACTGACGGACAAGAGTGATGTTTACAGTTTTGGAGTGGTTCTTGTGGAACTACTAACTGGGATGAAGGCAATTTCCTTCCATAAGCCTGAGGGGGAGAGGAATTTATCATCGTATTTTCTTTGTGCACTGAAAGAAGATCGCCTGGTCCATATTCTTCAGGATTGCATGGTGAACCAGGATAATATTAGGCAGCTTAAGGGAGTTGCCAACATTGCAAAGAAGTGCTTAAGAGTAAAAGGAGAGGAAAGACCCTACATGAAGAATGTAGCAATGGAATTAGAGGGGCTAAGGACATCTGCAAAACATCCTTGGACTAATGACAAATCAGATGTAGAAGAGACAGAGTACTTGCTTGGTGAATCAGTGGAAACTGTTCGTTCTGAGGAAATGGCTGGTACAAGTGCTGGATATCACAGTTTATATTTAATGCAATCACAAGGAGATGGCAGATGA
- the LOC7467851 gene encoding uncharacterized protein LOC7467851 produces the protein MGCCISKCRPKKRSFEECHGNNVEDKLVISQAPKTPKIPVPVSNKISPSPPSPTTSTSSSGSAFTCCTNSNTTTISSCSSLSSGSSILNSKDRSFSNEFLWSCVKENPHIIRINSIKERSQLLASPNVYSRKLGSPAKQVVAPMQQSIPQKVNTSTPHKRVRSNSPTALTRQKSFRREPDRFNPSYSLPISRTLRSPSPSRRFNGDSGRGILTITPKESCSARTVGARVNSSNSFSSTSRKENLRLPSQYINSSQLRSCLRNRETCIHRISSKIDEDAVKEALAQQDSDSIPMEDIDNPLISLDCFIFL, from the coding sequence ATGGGTTGTTGCATTAGTAAATGCAGACCCAAGAAACGTTCCTTTGAAGAATGTCATGGTAACAATGTCGAAGACAAGCTCGTGATCTCTCAGGCTCCAAAAACTCCCAAGATTCCTGTTCCTGTATCAAACAAAATCTCCCCATCTCCTCCTTCACCTACCACATCTACATCTTCTTCTGGCTCTGCTTTTACTTGTTGTACCAATAGCAACACCACCACAATTAGTTCATGCTCATCACTCTCTAGTGGATCTTCGATCTTGAACTCAAAAGATCGATCATTCTCCAACGAGTTTTTGTGGTCATGTGTCAAGGAAAATCCGCACATAATCCGCATCAATTCAATTAAGGAACGATCACAATTGCTAGCATCGCCAAATGTGTATTCCAGAAAACTGGGCTCACCAGCAAAACAAGTCGTGGCACCAATGCAGCAATCGATCCCACAAAAGGTAAACACATCTACACCCCATAAAAGAGTTCGATCGAACTCACCAACCGCACTAACACGACAAAAGAGCTTTCGTAGGGAGCCAGATAGGTTTAATCCTTCATATTCTCTACCAATCAGTAGAACTTTGAGGTCACCATCGCCTAGCAGGCGATTTAATGGAGATAGTGGCAGGGGGATCTTGACAATTACGCCAAAGGAAAGTTGTTCAGCGCGTACGGTTGGTGCCAGGGTAAATTCATCTAATTCCTTTTCTTCAACttcaagaaaggaaaatttgaGGCTGCCTAGTCAATACATCAATTCGAGCCAGCTTCGTTCTTGTCTGAGGAATAGAGAGACTTGCATTCATCGTATTAGCTCTAAAATAGATGAAGATGCAGTAAAAGAAGCACTAGCTCAACAAGATAGTGACTCTATTCCCATGGAAGACATAGACAATCCTCTCATTTCCTTGGATTGTTTTATATTTCTGTGA